In one window of Nocardiopsis aegyptia DNA:
- a CDS encoding ABC transporter ATP-binding protein: MTATHSLHIEDLALGYGDRTVIARLDLVVPPGRITAIVGANACGKSTLLRSMSRLLAPRRGRVVLDGKEVHRTPAKELARTLGLLPQSPIAPEGITVADLVGRGRHPHQGMFSRWSREDDAAVASALAATETTDLAERPVDELSGGQRQRVWIAMALAQRTDLLLLDEPTTFLDVSHQIEVLDLLTDLNRERGTTIVMVLHDLNLAARYADHLVALADGRLHAAGEPAEVLTEDGVRAVFGLDSRVIVDPTSGRPLMLPFGRHHVTPDVVAEA, translated from the coding sequence GTGACCGCGACCCACTCACTCCACATCGAGGACCTCGCCCTGGGCTACGGCGACCGGACGGTCATCGCCCGGCTCGACCTCGTCGTCCCGCCCGGCCGGATCACGGCGATCGTCGGCGCGAACGCCTGCGGGAAGTCGACGCTGCTGCGGTCGATGTCACGCCTGCTCGCGCCGCGCCGGGGCCGGGTGGTGCTCGACGGCAAGGAGGTGCACCGCACGCCCGCCAAGGAGCTGGCGCGCACGCTGGGCCTGCTGCCGCAGTCGCCGATCGCGCCCGAGGGCATCACCGTCGCCGACCTCGTGGGCCGGGGCCGCCACCCCCACCAGGGGATGTTCTCGCGCTGGAGCAGGGAGGACGACGCGGCCGTGGCGTCGGCGCTGGCGGCGACCGAGACCACGGACCTCGCCGAGCGGCCGGTGGACGAGCTGTCCGGCGGCCAGCGCCAGCGCGTGTGGATCGCGATGGCGCTGGCCCAGCGGACCGACCTGCTGCTGCTGGACGAGCCGACCACGTTCCTGGACGTCAGCCACCAGATCGAGGTGCTCGACCTGCTCACCGACCTCAACCGGGAGCGCGGCACGACGATCGTCATGGTGCTGCACGACCTCAACCTGGCCGCCCGCTACGCCGACCACCTGGTCGCGCTCGCCGACGGGCGCCTGCACGCGGCGGGGGAGCCGGCCGAGGTGCTGACGGAGGACGGCGTGCGGGCGGTCTTCGGCCTGGACAGCCGGGTCATCGTCGACCCGACCTCCGGCCGACCGCTCATGCTCCCCTTCGGACGCCACCACGTGACGCCCGACGTGGTCGCCGAGGCCTGA
- a CDS encoding MerR family transcriptional regulator: MEWMIHELAARAGVTSRTLRHYDRIGLVAPTRVGANGYRYYGPDAVVRLQRVLLMRRLGMGLSAIAQVLSEEVDQEQGLVDHVAELEAERDRIDRRIRSVRHTLEALRSGAEPHMDVMLDGFNDRFEDEVVARWGEKAFRAGHDWWHGKSLEEQRAWKQEVDDLVAAWVDTHRSGAGPVSERAQAMAARHVEWLSGIPGTPTAEGDRERSIAMVRGLGDLYVDDPAFTGTYDGPEGAAFVRDALHEYARTAM, encoded by the coding sequence GTGGAGTGGATGATCCACGAGCTGGCGGCCCGGGCGGGCGTCACCAGCCGCACGCTGCGCCACTACGACCGCATCGGGTTGGTGGCGCCCACCCGGGTGGGCGCCAACGGGTACCGCTACTACGGTCCCGACGCGGTCGTCCGGCTCCAGCGCGTCCTGCTCATGCGCCGGCTGGGGATGGGCCTGTCGGCGATCGCGCAGGTCCTGTCCGAGGAGGTGGACCAGGAACAGGGGCTGGTCGACCACGTCGCGGAGCTGGAGGCGGAGCGGGACCGCATCGACCGGCGGATCCGGTCGGTGCGGCACACCCTGGAGGCGCTGCGGTCGGGGGCCGAGCCGCACATGGACGTCATGCTGGACGGCTTCAACGACCGCTTCGAGGACGAGGTGGTCGCGCGCTGGGGCGAGAAGGCCTTCCGCGCGGGCCACGACTGGTGGCACGGCAAGAGCCTGGAGGAGCAGCGCGCCTGGAAACAGGAGGTCGACGACCTGGTGGCCGCGTGGGTCGACACCCACCGGTCCGGGGCCGGTCCCGTCTCGGAGCGCGCCCAGGCGATGGCCGCCCGGCATGTGGAGTGGCTGAGCGGGATCCCGGGCACCCCCACCGCGGAGGGCGACCGGGAGCGCTCGATCGCGATGGTGCGGGGCCTGGGCGACCTCTACGTCGACGATCCCGCGTTCACCGGCACCTACGACGGGCCGGAGGGCGCGGCCTTCGTCCGCGACGCGCTCCACGAGTACGCCCGCACCGCCATGTGA
- a CDS encoding UBP-type zinc finger domain-containing protein has product MDDSANVIDPSAPPSGPGCRECLDGGGWWVHLRRCAACGHVGCCDSSPAQHATHHFEETGHPVMQSFEPGEDWFFDFRSGRAGRGPELAPPSSRPEDQPVPGPADQVPADWRDRIH; this is encoded by the coding sequence ATGGACGACTCCGCGAACGTGATCGACCCGTCCGCCCCTCCGAGCGGTCCCGGCTGCCGGGAGTGCCTGGACGGCGGGGGCTGGTGGGTGCACCTGCGCCGGTGCGCGGCGTGCGGCCACGTGGGCTGCTGCGACAGCTCACCCGCCCAGCACGCCACCCACCACTTCGAGGAGACCGGGCACCCGGTCATGCAGAGCTTCGAGCCGGGCGAGGACTGGTTCTTCGACTTCCGGTCCGGCCGGGCCGGCCGGGGGCCGGAGCTGGCGCCGCCGTCCTCGCGCCCGGAGGACCAGCCGGTGCCCGGCCCCGCCGACCAGGTGCCGGCCGACTGGCGGGACCGGATCCACTGA
- a CDS encoding ABC transporter ATP-binding protein: MAEAAIRVDDLEVTYPRADRPAVAGMSFDVGQGEVFGFLGPSGAGKSTTQNVLTRLLRRYRGHVRVLGRPLERWNADYFERVGVGFELPAGFGRLTVRENLAAFASLYRAPVQDLDALLASVDLADAAHRRLSELSKGMRMRLNLARALVNRPELLFLDEPTTGQDPVRAALLRDLIRAAADGGSTVFLTTHDMTTADLLCDRVAFVSRGRIAAVDTPRGFKLRHGRPGLVAEIRGQGRRELRVEQLADDAALLALIREGAVETLHTREATLDDVFAAVTRESL, encoded by the coding sequence GTGGCCGAGGCAGCCATCCGTGTCGACGATCTCGAAGTCACCTACCCGCGTGCCGACAGGCCCGCCGTCGCGGGCATGTCCTTCGACGTCGGGCAGGGGGAGGTCTTCGGGTTCCTGGGCCCCAGCGGCGCGGGCAAGTCCACCACACAGAACGTGCTCACCCGGCTGCTGCGGCGCTACCGGGGCCACGTGCGGGTCCTGGGGCGGCCCCTGGAGCGGTGGAACGCGGACTACTTCGAGCGGGTGGGCGTGGGGTTCGAGCTCCCCGCCGGGTTCGGCCGGCTCACCGTCCGCGAGAACCTGGCGGCCTTCGCCTCCCTCTACCGGGCCCCGGTCCAGGACCTCGACGCGCTGTTGGCCTCCGTGGACCTCGCCGACGCCGCCCACCGGCGCCTCTCCGAGCTCTCCAAGGGCATGCGCATGCGCCTGAACCTGGCGCGCGCCCTGGTCAACCGGCCCGAACTGCTGTTCCTGGACGAACCCACCACCGGGCAGGACCCCGTGCGCGCCGCGCTGCTGCGCGACCTCATCCGGGCCGCCGCCGACGGGGGCAGCACCGTCTTCCTCACCACGCACGACATGACCACGGCCGACCTGCTGTGCGACCGGGTCGCCTTCGTCTCCCGGGGGCGCATCGCCGCGGTGGACACCCCGCGCGGCTTCAAGCTGCGCCACGGACGCCCCGGGCTGGTGGCCGAGATCCGCGGGCAGGGGCGGCGCGAACTCCGGGTCGAGCAACTGGCCGACGACGCCGCGCTGCTCGCGCTCATCCGGGAGGGCGCCGTGGAGACCCTGCACACCCGCGAGGCCACCCTGGACGACGTCTTCGCCGCCGTGACCCGGGAGAGCCTGTGA
- a CDS encoding FecCD family ABC transporter permease, giving the protein MVDTRPAPDAAVARRPVRVRMLWLLVSLAVLAAIMLASVAWGSRIVGADDVLAALGGSDETIEQAAVTKRIPRTLLAVAVGAALGLSGGVMQGVTRNPLADPGILGVNMGASLAVVTGVVYFGLAAPNSYIWVAIAGAAAAAAFVYTVGSLGRGGATPLKLALAGAATSAAFASLVRAVVLPRNDVAGGFQLWQIGGVGGASFDNITHVLPFLLAGLVLSLGSARALNSLALGDDLAAGLGERVALVRATAAVGAVLLCGAATAVAGPIAFVGLVVPHVCRLLVGVDHRWLLPFSALLGAALLTAADVIGRIVARPSEVEVGIVTALIGAPAFIYIVRRQKVRAL; this is encoded by the coding sequence ATGGTCGACACACGCCCCGCACCGGACGCCGCCGTCGCGCGGCGCCCGGTGCGGGTCAGGATGCTCTGGCTCCTCGTCTCCCTGGCCGTCCTCGCGGCGATCATGCTGGCCTCGGTCGCGTGGGGGTCGCGGATCGTCGGCGCCGACGACGTGCTCGCGGCCCTGGGCGGCTCGGACGAGACCATCGAGCAGGCCGCCGTCACCAAGCGGATCCCGCGCACACTGCTGGCGGTGGCCGTCGGCGCGGCGCTCGGCCTGTCCGGCGGCGTGATGCAGGGCGTGACCCGCAACCCGCTGGCCGACCCGGGGATCCTGGGCGTCAACATGGGCGCCTCGCTCGCGGTGGTCACCGGCGTGGTCTACTTCGGACTGGCCGCGCCGAACTCCTACATCTGGGTGGCGATCGCCGGCGCCGCCGCCGCCGCGGCGTTCGTCTACACCGTCGGGTCACTGGGCCGGGGCGGGGCCACCCCGCTCAAACTGGCGCTCGCCGGGGCCGCCACCTCCGCCGCGTTCGCCTCGCTGGTCAGGGCCGTCGTACTGCCCCGCAACGACGTGGCGGGCGGGTTCCAGCTGTGGCAGATCGGCGGTGTGGGCGGTGCGTCCTTCGACAACATCACGCACGTGCTGCCCTTCCTCCTCGCCGGGCTCGTTCTCAGCCTGGGCTCGGCGCGGGCGCTGAACTCCCTCGCACTGGGCGACGACCTGGCGGCCGGCCTGGGCGAGCGGGTGGCCCTCGTGCGCGCGACCGCAGCGGTCGGCGCCGTGCTGCTGTGCGGTGCCGCCACCGCGGTCGCCGGGCCCATCGCGTTCGTCGGCCTGGTCGTACCGCACGTGTGCCGACTGCTGGTCGGCGTCGACCACCGGTGGCTGCTGCCGTTCTCCGCCCTGCTGGGCGCGGCGCTGCTGACCGCCGCCGACGTGATCGGCCGGATCGTGGCCCGCCCGAGCGAGGTCGAGGTCGGCATCGTGACCGCGCTGATCGGAGCCCCGGCCTTCATCTACATCGTCCGCAGGCAGAAGGTGCGTGCACTGTGA
- a CDS encoding DUF2268 domain-containing protein: MTITVPDTLSAMRATLRAPAADRRDLLGSMLEPSRPMYRYAPGEVDLVDLHLRSAGFPLDRDEETCLEALDTLAGADALGRMRRALDDGLAALTAATPDLEVPDITVLFVLGDPGDAVFMGPSLGVTGFGGISGSIVITLWPFPENVARLEVTAVHELHHNVRYAPGGVVWDPMTVAVGEHVVGEGLADAFARELYGDGLGHSRIGVPHLRDDAVFAKVVSGLGVTGMENFTSWVLGDTIAENIGGTPVGLPTGAGYAAGNRLVDAYLAETGLTAAQAVHADSGKVIATALDRLGLPWSG; this comes from the coding sequence ATGACGATCACCGTTCCCGACACCCTGTCGGCCATGCGCGCCACCCTGCGGGCCCCGGCCGCGGACCGCCGCGACCTGCTCGGATCCATGCTGGAGCCCAGCCGGCCCATGTACCGCTACGCCCCCGGGGAGGTCGACCTGGTGGACCTGCACCTGCGGTCGGCCGGGTTCCCCCTCGACCGGGACGAGGAGACCTGCCTGGAGGCGCTCGACACCCTGGCCGGGGCCGACGCCCTGGGCCGGATGCGGCGGGCCCTCGACGACGGCCTCGCCGCCCTGACCGCGGCGACGCCGGACCTGGAGGTCCCCGACATCACCGTCCTGTTCGTGCTCGGCGACCCGGGCGACGCCGTCTTCATGGGGCCCTCCCTCGGCGTGACCGGGTTCGGCGGGATCTCGGGCTCCATCGTGATCACCCTCTGGCCGTTCCCGGAGAACGTGGCCCGTCTGGAGGTCACCGCCGTGCACGAACTGCACCACAACGTGCGCTACGCGCCGGGAGGGGTGGTGTGGGACCCGATGACGGTGGCGGTCGGCGAACACGTGGTCGGCGAGGGCCTGGCCGACGCCTTCGCCCGCGAGCTGTACGGCGACGGTCTCGGTCACAGCCGTATCGGGGTTCCGCATCTGCGCGACGACGCGGTCTTCGCCAAGGTGGTGTCCGGGCTCGGCGTGACCGGGATGGAGAACTTCACGTCCTGGGTGCTCGGCGACACCATCGCGGAGAACATCGGCGGCACCCCGGTGGGTCTGCCGACGGGCGCGGGCTACGCCGCCGGCAACCGGCTGGTCGACGCCTACCTGGCGGAGACCGGGCTCACGGCGGCGCAGGCCGTGCACGCCGACAGCGGGAAGGTCATCGCCACCGCACTGGACCGGTTGGGCCTTCCGTGGAGTGGATGA
- a CDS encoding DUF2795 domain-containing protein codes for MVTRTEIADYLDGSFTTGGMTRTQIIAAAGQHGAPEPVLTALGLLPEGMYANLRTLWPHLGDVPRS; via the coding sequence TTGGTCACCCGAACAGAGATCGCGGACTACCTCGACGGATCGTTCACCACAGGCGGGATGACCCGTACGCAGATCATCGCCGCCGCCGGACAGCACGGGGCTCCCGAGCCCGTCCTGACGGCACTCGGCCTTCTTCCCGAAGGCATGTACGCGAACCTGCGTACCCTGTGGCCGCACCTGGGGGACGTTCCCCGCTCGTAG
- a CDS encoding NAD(P)H-dependent oxidoreductase: MSVRLLALVGSLRAGSHNRQLAEAAIKHTPQGVGIELYEGLAEVPFYNEDIDVEGSVPEAAARLRAAADQVDGFLLFSPEYNGTMPAVLKNAIDWLSRPFGASALKDRPVAVVGTAFGQYGGVWAQDEARKALGIAGAQVLADATLSIPASLTRFAETHPVDDGEVVDGLNAVLRQLSAEAGTAAA, translated from the coding sequence ATGTCCGTCCGCCTCCTCGCACTCGTCGGCAGCCTGCGCGCCGGCTCGCACAACCGCCAGCTCGCCGAGGCCGCCATCAAGCACACTCCGCAGGGTGTGGGGATCGAGCTGTACGAAGGGCTCGCCGAGGTGCCCTTCTACAACGAGGACATCGACGTCGAGGGCAGCGTGCCCGAGGCCGCCGCCCGGCTGCGCGCGGCGGCCGACCAGGTCGACGGCTTCCTGCTCTTCTCGCCGGAGTACAACGGCACCATGCCGGCCGTGCTGAAGAACGCCATCGACTGGCTGTCCCGCCCGTTCGGCGCCAGTGCGCTCAAGGACCGGCCGGTCGCCGTGGTCGGCACCGCCTTCGGCCAGTACGGCGGCGTGTGGGCCCAGGACGAGGCCCGCAAGGCCCTGGGCATCGCCGGCGCCCAGGTGCTGGCCGACGCCACACTGTCCATCCCCGCCTCGTTGACGCGCTTCGCCGAGACCCACCCGGTCGACGACGGCGAAGTCGTGGACGGGCTGAACGCGGTGCTGCGGCAGCTCTCCGCCGAGGCCGGTACCGCCGCCGCCTGA
- a CDS encoding potassium channel family protein: MEKGSTRSHPWNRTLLAAEIAAVVALYYLLPLEEAGWQVVPRWALFVLGVGLICWSVVFTARRQERVNPGELSPHGPVLLAVSGLALFALADYGLATSRPGEFEGLETRTDALYFALTTLATVGFGDIHAQGQYARALLLVQMSFNLVVIAGAVSLLTSRLRARARHRQR; this comes from the coding sequence ATGGAGAAGGGGAGTACGCGGTCACACCCGTGGAACCGGACGCTGCTGGCGGCGGAGATCGCGGCGGTCGTCGCCCTCTACTACCTCCTCCCACTGGAGGAGGCCGGGTGGCAGGTGGTCCCGCGCTGGGCGCTGTTCGTCCTCGGCGTCGGCCTGATCTGCTGGTCGGTGGTCTTCACGGCCCGGCGGCAGGAGCGGGTGAACCCCGGAGAGCTCTCCCCGCACGGGCCGGTCCTGCTCGCCGTCTCGGGGCTCGCGCTGTTCGCCCTCGCCGACTACGGCCTGGCCACCTCCCGCCCCGGGGAGTTCGAGGGCCTGGAGACCCGGACCGACGCCCTCTACTTCGCGCTGACCACCCTGGCCACCGTCGGCTTCGGCGACATCCACGCCCAGGGGCAGTACGCCCGCGCGCTGCTACTGGTCCAGATGTCGTTCAACCTGGTGGTCATCGCCGGTGCGGTGTCACTGCTCACCTCGCGCCTGCGCGCCCGCGCCCGACACCGGCAGCGCTGA
- a CDS encoding fluoroquinolone export ABC transporter permease subunit — MRRVAAAVRLEWGIELRYGIVPVAAGLAVLWTAVLWLLPPGTARVVAPYLLFTDTAGFGALFVVVLLMFERTERARDALAATPLRTGEAVAVRVLVLTALSVGVAVPLILAAGRDDPAALPAALLAGASGVALISLFLLSLCLAVSARARTLQDFLVVLPVVAVPLVVVPLVHMTGLLEHPLLYAVPTTVGADLVRWGLAPDAVAGSPAVLAAGTGYALVCVVLALVWARRAVDTGAGAPPGPRPPGASRRGRPPAGRGGTRLGRGSAPAVLRFARADLFGTGRDPMLLVVLVAPLVLAVGARFGFAGATGYVRSAYGVDLTTVAPLVLALFLLHLPLMFGAVGAMRAIEDIDERVLMVLRVSPLTLRAYLGYRTGLVAALSLVGLLVALPLSGLMPGGWSAGTVAALVLGTAQAPLLLVAVTAFAGNKVESLVAVKAAGAVMVVVPVLAWIVPGPWNLLLLGLPPAWPALAVPGYAAEPLGVPVLLAGGLLVAAVATALLVRRTTRRIDSGSTV, encoded by the coding sequence GTGAGACGGGTGGCCGCGGCCGTCCGCCTGGAATGGGGGATCGAGCTGCGCTACGGCATCGTGCCGGTCGCGGCGGGTCTGGCCGTGCTGTGGACCGCGGTCCTGTGGCTGCTGCCGCCCGGCACGGCCCGGGTCGTCGCGCCGTACCTGCTGTTCACCGACACGGCCGGGTTCGGAGCGCTGTTCGTCGTGGTCCTGCTGATGTTCGAGCGCACCGAACGGGCCCGGGACGCCCTGGCGGCCACGCCGCTGCGCACCGGCGAGGCGGTGGCCGTGCGGGTGCTCGTGCTGACGGCGCTGTCGGTGGGCGTCGCGGTACCGCTGATCCTGGCGGCCGGACGCGACGATCCCGCCGCGCTCCCGGCGGCCCTGCTCGCGGGGGCGTCCGGTGTGGCGCTGATCTCGCTGTTCCTGCTGTCGCTGTGCCTGGCCGTCAGCGCCCGCGCGCGCACGCTGCAGGACTTCCTCGTGGTGCTTCCCGTCGTGGCGGTGCCGCTGGTGGTGGTCCCGCTCGTGCACATGACCGGACTCCTGGAACACCCGCTCCTGTACGCGGTGCCGACCACGGTCGGAGCCGACCTGGTCCGGTGGGGCCTGGCACCGGATGCGGTGGCGGGCTCGCCCGCCGTCCTGGCCGCCGGGACCGGATACGCGCTGGTCTGCGTGGTCCTGGCGCTGGTGTGGGCCCGGCGCGCGGTGGACACCGGGGCGGGGGCGCCGCCGGGGCCGCGGCCGCCGGGGGCCTCGCGCCGGGGCCGGCCGCCGGCCGGGCGCGGTGGGACGCGGCTCGGGCGCGGGTCGGCGCCGGCGGTGCTGCGCTTCGCCCGGGCCGACCTCTTCGGGACCGGGCGGGACCCGATGCTGCTGGTCGTGCTCGTGGCGCCGCTCGTGCTCGCCGTGGGCGCGCGGTTCGGGTTCGCGGGGGCGACCGGCTACGTCCGGTCCGCCTACGGGGTCGACCTCACCACGGTCGCCCCGCTGGTGCTCGCGCTCTTCCTGCTGCACCTGCCGCTGATGTTCGGGGCGGTGGGCGCCATGCGCGCGATCGAGGACATCGACGAGCGCGTGCTGATGGTACTGCGGGTCTCGCCGCTCACGCTGCGCGCCTACCTCGGCTACCGCACGGGCCTGGTGGCGGCGCTGTCGCTCGTGGGGCTGCTCGTCGCGCTGCCGCTGAGCGGCCTGATGCCCGGCGGCTGGTCGGCGGGCACGGTGGCCGCGCTCGTCCTGGGCACGGCGCAGGCACCGCTGCTGCTGGTCGCCGTGACCGCGTTCGCGGGCAACAAGGTGGAGTCCCTGGTGGCGGTCAAGGCCGCCGGAGCCGTCATGGTCGTCGTCCCCGTGCTGGCGTGGATCGTGCCCGGGCCCTGGAACCTCCTCCTGCTGGGGCTCCCGCCGGCCTGGCCCGCGCTCGCCGTCCCCGGGTACGCGGCGGAGCCGCTCGGCGTCCCGGTGCTCCTGGCCGGCGGGCTGCTGGTGGCGGCCGTCGCGACCGCGCTCCTCGTCAGGCGCACCACGCGCAGGATCGACAGCGGGTCGACGGTCTGA
- a CDS encoding TetR/AcrR family transcriptional regulator, which yields MATPPSTPRADARRTSLPLTVVGESPRLRADAERNRIRLLEVAADLVAEGGAECLTMDAVAAAAEVGKGTVFRRFGSRPGLLFALVDHQEQLFQAAFISGPPPLGPGAPALERLRAFGPATLRHERDHKDLYIAAHEDVFLRYEAPAYRLRTAHLAMLLREAGTEGDFELLAHTLLGYLETPLVRHLLTDRGMSAERLEAGWHALVDRLVGAA from the coding sequence ATGGCCACGCCCCCCTCGACCCCGCGCGCCGACGCCCGGCGCACGAGCCTGCCGCTCACCGTCGTCGGCGAGTCGCCCCGTCTGCGGGCCGACGCCGAGCGCAACCGCATCCGGCTCCTGGAGGTCGCGGCCGACCTGGTCGCCGAGGGCGGGGCCGAGTGTCTGACCATGGACGCCGTCGCCGCCGCCGCCGAGGTCGGCAAGGGGACGGTCTTCCGCCGGTTCGGCAGCCGGCCGGGCCTGCTCTTCGCCCTCGTGGACCACCAGGAACAGCTGTTCCAGGCCGCGTTCATCTCGGGCCCGCCGCCCCTGGGGCCGGGAGCGCCGGCACTGGAGCGGCTGCGCGCCTTCGGGCCGGCCACGCTTCGCCACGAGCGCGACCACAAGGACCTCTACATCGCCGCGCACGAGGACGTCTTCCTGCGCTACGAGGCTCCGGCCTACCGGCTCCGTACAGCCCACCTGGCCATGCTCCTGCGCGAGGCAGGGACGGAAGGCGACTTCGAACTCCTCGCCCACACGCTGCTGGGGTACCTCGAAACCCCGCTGGTCCGGCACCTGCTCACCGATCGGGGCATGTCGGCGGAGCGCCTCGAAGCCGGATGGCACGCACTGGTCGACCGCCTGGTCGGGGCGGCGTAG
- a CDS encoding iron-siderophore ABC transporter substrate-binding protein: MRTFRFPALTTAAVAVLLLSACGGGTEAEDTAAEGGSGDYPIVIEHALGTTTIEEKPERVATVQWANHEVPLALGVVPVGMASADFGDDDDDGVLPWVEEELDELGAETPVLFDENDGIDFEAVADTRPDVILATYSGLTQEDYDTLSEIAPVVAYPDAPWATPWREIVRLNSQAIGMPEEGEELIADLEAEIEATVADYPQLQGKSAMFMTHVDATDVSEIGFYTTHDTRTLFFEDLGMVIPDSVEQASADTDQFSLTRSAEQIDEFDDVDIITGYGDETGELLQTLRDDPLVSKLPAVERDSIYLLPGSTPLGTAANPTPLSISWVLEDYVAALAEAADKVE, from the coding sequence ATGCGCACCTTCCGGTTTCCGGCCCTGACCACAGCCGCCGTCGCCGTCCTCCTCCTCTCCGCCTGCGGCGGCGGGACCGAGGCGGAGGACACCGCGGCCGAAGGGGGCTCCGGCGACTACCCCATCGTCATCGAGCACGCCCTCGGCACCACCACCATCGAGGAGAAGCCCGAACGCGTCGCCACCGTCCAGTGGGCCAACCACGAGGTCCCTCTGGCGCTCGGTGTCGTGCCCGTCGGCATGGCCTCCGCCGACTTCGGCGACGATGACGACGACGGCGTCCTGCCGTGGGTCGAGGAGGAGCTCGACGAGCTCGGCGCCGAGACCCCGGTCCTCTTCGACGAGAACGACGGCATCGACTTCGAGGCCGTCGCCGACACCCGGCCGGACGTCATCCTGGCCACGTACTCCGGGCTCACCCAGGAGGACTACGACACCCTGAGCGAGATCGCCCCGGTCGTGGCCTATCCCGACGCCCCCTGGGCCACCCCCTGGCGCGAGATCGTCCGGCTCAACAGCCAGGCGATCGGCATGCCCGAGGAGGGCGAGGAGCTGATCGCCGACCTCGAGGCCGAGATCGAGGCGACCGTCGCGGACTACCCGCAGCTCCAGGGCAAGTCCGCCATGTTCATGACCCACGTCGACGCCACCGACGTCAGCGAGATCGGCTTCTACACCACGCACGACACCAGGACCCTGTTCTTCGAGGACCTGGGCATGGTGATCCCCGACAGCGTCGAGCAGGCCTCCGCCGACACCGACCAGTTCTCCCTCACCCGCAGCGCCGAGCAGATCGACGAGTTCGACGACGTCGACATCATCACCGGCTACGGCGACGAGACCGGTGAACTCCTCCAGACGCTGCGTGACGACCCGCTGGTGTCGAAGCTGCCCGCGGTCGAGCGCGACTCGATCTACCTGCTGCCCGGCAGCACGCCGCTCGGTACGGCCGCCAACCCCACCCCGCTGTCCATCTCCTGGGTCCTCGAGGACTACGTCGCGGCGCTCGCCGAGGCGGCCGACAAGGTCGAGTGA
- a CDS encoding FecCD family ABC transporter permease, producing MAAVTRGRVRRTARRTAVLAVLAVLIVAVFATSLMVGRTFYPPADVVAVILGERVPGASFTVGTLRLPRAVLAVAAGLCFGLGGVTFQTMLRNPLASPDIIGISSGASAAAAFAIVVFSLGRIQVSVVAIAAGLAVALAVYGLAFRDGVVGTRLVLIGIGVAAMLDSVTAYVLSRAAEWDLQEALRWLTGSLNGTTWEEAVPVLVALAVLAPVLLSQARNLSALRLGDDTASALGVRVEATRIVVIVVAVGLIAFATAAAGPIAFVAFLSGPIAARVVGPGGSPLVPAALVGALLVLVADLVGQYALGIRYPVGVVTGVLGAPYLIYLIIRTNRVGGSL from the coding sequence GTGGCCGCGGTCACCCGCGGCCGGGTCCGACGCACGGCCAGGCGGACCGCCGTGCTGGCGGTGCTCGCGGTACTGATCGTCGCCGTGTTCGCCACCAGCCTCATGGTCGGGCGGACCTTCTACCCGCCGGCCGACGTCGTCGCCGTGATCCTCGGCGAGCGGGTGCCAGGCGCCTCCTTCACCGTCGGCACGCTCCGCCTGCCCCGGGCCGTCCTGGCGGTGGCGGCCGGACTCTGCTTCGGCCTGGGAGGCGTCACCTTCCAGACGATGCTGCGCAACCCGCTGGCCAGCCCCGACATCATCGGTATCAGCTCCGGCGCCAGTGCGGCGGCGGCCTTCGCGATCGTGGTGTTCTCCCTCGGACGCATCCAGGTGTCCGTCGTGGCCATCGCCGCCGGGCTCGCCGTGGCCCTGGCCGTCTACGGACTGGCGTTCCGGGACGGGGTGGTGGGCACCCGGCTCGTCCTGATCGGCATCGGCGTCGCCGCGATGCTCGACAGTGTCACCGCCTACGTCCTGTCCCGGGCGGCCGAGTGGGACCTGCAGGAGGCCCTGCGGTGGCTGACCGGCAGCCTCAACGGCACGACTTGGGAAGAGGCGGTGCCGGTCCTGGTCGCCCTGGCCGTGCTGGCGCCGGTGCTGCTGAGCCAGGCGCGCAACCTGTCCGCGCTGCGGCTGGGCGACGACACGGCCTCGGCCCTGGGGGTGCGCGTCGAGGCCACCCGGATCGTGGTGATCGTCGTCGCCGTCGGGCTCATCGCCTTCGCGACCGCGGCGGCCGGGCCGATCGCCTTCGTGGCCTTCCTCTCCGGCCCCATCGCGGCGCGCGTGGTCGGGCCGGGCGGTTCCCCGCTGGTGCCCGCCGCGCTCGTCGGCGCGCTCCTGGTGCTGGTCGCCGACCTCGTGGGCCAGTACGCCCTCGGCATCCGCTACCCCGTGGGCGTCGTGACCGGAGTGCTCGGCGCGCCGTACCTCATCTACCTGATCATCCGCACCAACCGCGTGGGAGGCTCCCTGTGA